The following is a genomic window from Carassius gibelio isolate Cgi1373 ecotype wild population from Czech Republic chromosome B20, carGib1.2-hapl.c, whole genome shotgun sequence.
GGTATGTTTCTGCGTCAGCATGAATGGAAATAGTGCTGTTTTGTTTGTATgcaaacatttaacttttatttccCAATTAAGAAAGTTAATATCCTCTGCAGGGATGCTGGATGGAGTTGTTGTCCTCAAGGCAACTCATACACATGGGGGCAGCAAACTctcagattagattttttttaacacaatgtGACCTGTAGGAGGAAAACTTGTAAACAGGAGAATGCCACATAATATGATTGAATGGATGATTCATTTGTATAgagctttattgtgtattgttgtacacCCAGAGCAAGGTGTGTGGAGTCTCAAGatcaatatcatttatttatcttttatataGCCAGGAAAATCCCATTGAGACATCACAATCTCTTCTTCCAGTGAGACCTGGCCATGATGAAGATGTATATTGTTGTAGACCTATATTGTTtgatgaaacacatttttttaaaacaatcaaTTACTATACTGTatgtgatttaattttatatcTTCTTCCAGTGCCTTTGTATTCATAGTATGAGATTTTAGGAAAGAAATCACTGGTCAGAATTTATTTTGAGTTTACGAATAAAATATGGAAAAGGGGAGAAGACAAGAAAATGCGGGCTAAGTTTAATATAGATACtggataataaaaaatgtaaaaaaatattctaaaaagaTGTATTTATTAGGATGACCAAACATACTTGTgctttctgaaaataaaatatttcatgcaTTATATTAGTCTAGAACATGAACCATTTACAAGATTTCTTCATGATAATGAAACAGAGATGACATTACGTTCCAATTCATTGAAAGTTTCtgtatattttacacatttttgtttatttttttccacagGTGATCACAGAAGATCACAGATATAAATTTTACTTCCTCCACATTTGAGATATAGCCTAGGCTAACGCAGTAGTTTGTACAACTTTAGAATATCCCAAAGGGTTTAGAATAAAAATACTCACTAGAATTCTGTATAAAGTACATTCAGAATGTTTGACAAATTCAACATCGTAAATGAGTCATAATAGAAAAACATTCACACATAATATCTGTGAACAGGAAAAACAATCAACATCATTTTTCTTAGAATCCAGTCATCTTATAAACATTTcacagaaatagaataaaataaatgatcatatGAATCAGTAGAGTGGtttctaataaaatctaaattaaaaacattcattGTGTCATTGCCATGCACCTTTGCAAGTAGCCGACGTTTAACTCTACATATGCTTGCATTTTACAGACATGAGTTTTTGTTCAAGAGCTGGGATTATTTTACTTtagacaagaaaaaaaactaaaaatgatatTAAGATATCAGTGCCacaaaaattattacattacatctgggggcttttgttttttttgttctctgATATTCAGTAGATTGTAAGATCACTTCAGTGCCCTCTGATGTCTCTGTTACGTGGTTCATGACTCAAACCAAAGTTCACTGACTGTCGCTCACAGGTGATTCCATGAGGAACTGCGGCGTTCTCTGCAGGTCAGAGCGGGTAGTGCGGCACGCTGATATGCTGGTGAAACGCGCCGTGGTGAGCGCCGTACAGCAGCTCCGGAGACGCACCGCTCAGGCCCGTGCACAGCGGCTCATGGTTGCTCAGGACCGTGGACAGATACTTGGCCTCTTCTGTGAGTCTTTTCACCTCTTTCCTGAGTGCCGCATTTTCCTTCTCCAAATTCTCACTCTCCTAGAGCacgaacagaaaagaaaaaacatttaataatgcaCATTTCCTGAAGAATATGTACAcagtaacaaaaaacaaaatctgtAAAATTTATAGTAAGAaattggcagctgtggttgccagaattttacCCTAAAAATTGAGTATCAACATTTTAGGGGTTAGCggatttaacttaaatttacagttacaaactgttattcattaacttatataatgttaatataccaacctagtactgaaatctgttttgtacctttataATATATACTGATAACAATCAAAttcaggtggtgatgagaaagccACAATGAACCAAAGCTCACCACAAGCAGCTTTTCCACAAGCTGAGAAGGCCAATACTAAtagattattaaatatatagagTGAGAGAGGGCGCACAATGTCATTcgcacaaacactaaacaccataaTGGTGACATACATgcaactgaaatatgcaataaacattaatataacaacattagatgtaacatacaaccctacTAAAcataactgataagaaaaaacaaagaagaaacatatatttttttaaaaacatcaaattcgAAAAGCAACGCAGGGAATCTTGGGAATGTCAGTTTACGgggttttcactgtaaattatacattcttTTTCAACTTTCAAAAATGGTATTTTAGcctaaaaatacatgaaatgtctATTAGAGTATATTACAGTGTATATAGtaggggaacttactgttaaccatttaaaaggtttttactgtagcattgtCACAGTTATTTAccattaaatacataataattttttacattatacattCTGCAGGAcatgaatttcaagtttcgtcctCTAGAGGTCCTCACAGTTATAAACAGTTATAAACTTTCTACCTTACTTGTGGGCTTTTTATAATCCTCAGTAATTCTGGTTATTGAATATTCAAGATTTCAAGTTGTACATTTGTTAACCGTTAACGTtcctatttacatatttataaagtCAATAACACTGATTGGTCGAATAGGCAAGTAGCCTACTTTAATTATTCATGTGCTCTGGACAGTCACAGAATGTTTCACAAACGTTTCACACACATTTATCTGTAAGAGACTGAAAGATAAATGGAAATATCAAatgttatgaaaaatattttcacaattaGGTAAGTAGTTGTTCATGAGTTAAGAACTCTTTGGTTTATGATTGGTCATCTGTTGTTAAACAACTGATGTTGTAACGTTCTTCTTTATCTATTCATGAGGTCATTAATTCTGAATGGACAAACAGGCATTGAACCTATTTTGATAACTGCATGATAATCCAATTGTGAAAATGTTTaccatagcattttttttttcagagagaaGCTGGAACAAAACAAAGCATAGGACTACAGAGCCTGTGAATAATTTATGAGGTAAGCAGTGTTTGGTTTACAACTGGTTGTCTGATGCCTATAGATTTGTAAATATGTTACCGCTCTTATTTACAGATTTGTGAGTTAAAtaaagtttgattttttttttcagtctctgAAACAAAGCGTTCAAAATATTCAGTTTACTGTCAAATcttataaataattaatgaagTTGCTACTAATTGGTTGTCTATTGCGAAACATCTCAACTGTTAACCTAAGGTTTGTCacagtatgtaaaatatttataaaatgctcaAAAGTCAagtcatttgtatttgtattgcactttttaaaatgcatgatgTTTCAAAAGAACTTTTagagaaaataaaacatcttaaaaCCCAAAAGAGCCCCCAAGATGTGAAACAAATGAGGAAGCATCCATGACTCATCTGCATTGAACTCTGATATAGCTACATAAATGTCCAAAGGTAAAATTTCAACTGGCCACATGTCTAATAATAATGGACTTGAAATAGATGAGTGCATACATATGTTTAGTGGGCATTATGTTTAGGTACTCTTGGGGGTCATGATGGTTCCCGCTCAGCGGCGTCACCGGCCTGTATTCTGCAACACGACTAGCTGCTCCACTGCCTTCCAGTCACTCTAGGGTAAAAACCCTCTGACAAGCGTCATTCAACTTTATCTGCCCACGGTCCATAGCGACACCTTACCAGAAATGACAGCTGAACACTCCCCCTGACAGCCCACGTTTCTCAGGCAGGCCTCAACTAAAAAACACAGCATGAGAAGACACTACAGGAAACGTGTCATACGGAGGGAAATTTCAGCTTCCTGTTTATCGAGCTAAGCGTGAAGAGCGAAACCACATACTACACTGAACTCAGAACAGTCTCCCTTAAACAGAATAGGTGCATCAGTTTCCTCTGTAGCATTTTCAACTTTGgacttgtttttgtttgtcaaaGATATTTCATATCTTtggatttgaataattaatcataaaaataatctgTAATGTTGATATGTACAGTGAATTTACACAAGCACTGAAAttgttttttgtagaaatagaaattgttagtaaatttcacaattaatcaTAAAGAAATTGCAAGTAACACTTTGAGTTAAATGTGAAACTTTGTATTAGACGgactgaaataatatttcttcATACACATActacaataatatttatttaactattatttatttatgacaaaaatattttttgacacaaaattaacatttttaactaCTGGGGTTTTCCttcacttttcattttaaaatgcaaatagattattattgttaacttaaacaaaaattaaatttttgttaattaaaataaagctgaactcaaataaaatatgagtatttgataaaaaaagaaaaacttatttGAATGCTGTCTTACATAAATAAATTTtctctaatctaatctaatagaaatattaaaaaatacaaatgactaAACGActaaactaaattactaaaactaagagtataaaaattaaatgctattcaaaatattaatacacacTATAATAATACCAGATACACACAAGAGTCATGACCGTTACTTGATCAAATGTTATGTGTTTAATTAAGCATAGTCGGTGTAAGCACTCAGCTAAGCTTATGTGTGACCTATATGTGCATTTCTCAATAATTATGCAACCTCAAACTTGTAATGATATGTGTTTCCTGGTAAGTGGTATGTGCCGGTCAGGACAGCATCTCCCACTCTGCGTTTAACCAGTTCAGTTCAAGGGAATTCGCATGAGGtcaatgtgtgtgttttatcagaTCACTGATGCTGAGAACTGCAGCGGGGGCTGTCAGGAGTCTGACAGCAGGTCAGCTAGCTAATCAAACGTCTTGCTTTCTGTGAGAAAAAAGCTTCAGTTTTCTTTGACATCTGTGCATTTTCTGTAAATCAGACCCGATCTCATTCTCAAGCAGAATCCACTCCAATGACTagtatactctctctctctctctcaaaaaaagtaGACTATGAAGCTGTCAGAGGGGAAGTACACTAACAAAAGCTAAAAGCTTATTTTCCTCGAAATAGTACATATTTACCTTAAAGTATAATTAGATTTTTAGCGTATGTGCCCACTGCCCAGACAAATGCACAGCCTTTCAAAATTGACATTTCATATCTTGTACGAAAGGAGTGCTCAGCACGTGCACAATgcaaatattcatatattttaagtttttgtgctttttctcTCCATGGGTTATGAGTGATAAAAAATGTCTTTGTACTCGAGTGTATATCAGAGAAAAATCCA
Proteins encoded in this region:
- the batf gene encoding basic leucine zipper transcriptional factor ATF-like, with the translated sequence MAQGSDNNDSSYTKSPSPGNKQGSSDDVRKVMRREKNRIAAQKSRMRQTQKADNLHLESENLEKENAALRKEVKRLTEEAKYLSTVLSNHEPLCTGLSGASPELLYGAHHGAFHQHISVPHYPL